One stretch of Schlesneria sp. DSM 10557 DNA includes these proteins:
- a CDS encoding type IIA DNA topoisomerase subunit B codes for MSSADYTSKDIEVLEGLDHVRMRPSMYIGGTDTRGLHHLMWEIVDNCVDEHLAGHCTEITVTLHKDGASCTVEDNGRGIPVDVHPKTKKSTLETVLTTLNAGGKFNSQAYARSGGLHGVGSSVTNALSSEMTATVYRDGFEYTQRYKRGRPTTPVKQVRPFRGHGTTIYFRPDEEIFTKTAFNSETIRQHLEDIAYIHAGLKLTFTDEAKKEKHEFLHPDGIVSYLEKILKEGQKKSIHEQAFSASREDGSVKIEAVLRWTEATDEQVRSYVNGIRTHAGGTHESGFRSAVAKAVRNYMEVHDIKIKGVTIENSDIREGVLGILSVFLSNPMFQGQTKEKLNNPEMSAAVEGVVRPALETWLNTNPTIADAVVGRIVLAARARQASREAATEVRRKSPTSRRTSLPGKLLDCRATNPSEAELFIVEGQSAGGTAGMGRDSRTQAILPLRGKILNTESLATSKILESQEIKDLVETLGTGVGPHFDIRQLRYDKIILMMDADSDGYHISTLLLTFFFRHMRDLITNRKLYLAQPPLYKIQVGTQIMYAQDDAHKEEILAGLPANRKPEIGRFKGLGEMTANQLKETTLDPKTRTLLAVDIDSLVDADKTFSQLLGKDASERYRIIMSDANLVDDLDV; via the coding sequence ATGTCCAGCGCTGACTATACATCAAAAGATATCGAAGTCCTGGAGGGACTGGATCACGTCCGCATGCGCCCATCGATGTACATCGGCGGAACCGACACGCGCGGACTGCATCACCTCATGTGGGAAATCGTCGATAACTGCGTCGACGAACACCTGGCCGGACACTGCACCGAGATCACGGTGACACTGCACAAGGACGGCGCCTCGTGCACTGTCGAAGACAACGGCCGTGGGATCCCCGTCGATGTTCATCCCAAAACGAAAAAGTCGACACTGGAAACCGTGCTGACGACGCTGAACGCCGGGGGCAAGTTCAACAGCCAGGCCTATGCCCGCAGCGGCGGTCTACACGGGGTTGGATCCTCCGTAACGAACGCGCTGTCGAGCGAAATGACTGCGACCGTTTACCGCGACGGTTTCGAGTACACCCAGCGTTACAAGCGAGGCCGTCCGACGACGCCGGTCAAACAGGTCAGACCCTTCCGGGGCCACGGAACCACGATCTATTTTCGTCCGGACGAAGAGATCTTCACCAAGACGGCGTTTAACTCGGAAACGATCCGGCAGCATCTGGAGGATATCGCCTACATCCACGCGGGACTGAAACTGACGTTCACGGATGAGGCCAAGAAAGAGAAACACGAGTTCCTGCATCCTGACGGGATTGTGTCATATCTGGAAAAGATTCTGAAAGAAGGCCAGAAGAAATCGATTCATGAACAGGCTTTCTCGGCCTCGCGCGAAGATGGTTCGGTCAAGATCGAAGCGGTCCTTCGCTGGACCGAGGCGACCGACGAACAGGTCCGCAGTTACGTCAACGGGATTCGGACCCACGCCGGTGGGACGCACGAGTCGGGCTTCCGCTCGGCCGTGGCCAAAGCCGTCCGAAACTACATGGAAGTTCATGACATCAAGATCAAGGGGGTGACCATCGAGAATTCCGACATCCGTGAAGGGGTGCTGGGAATTCTGTCAGTCTTTCTCTCGAATCCGATGTTCCAGGGTCAAACAAAAGAGAAACTCAACAATCCCGAAATGAGCGCTGCGGTTGAAGGGGTGGTCCGTCCCGCTCTGGAAACGTGGCTCAACACCAATCCGACCATCGCCGATGCCGTTGTCGGCCGGATTGTTCTGGCAGCAAGGGCCCGTCAGGCCAGTCGCGAAGCCGCCACGGAAGTGCGTCGCAAGTCCCCGACCTCGAGACGAACCAGTCTTCCCGGAAAGCTACTCGACTGCCGAGCAACCAACCCGTCCGAAGCAGAACTCTTCATCGTGGAAGGTCAGTCTGCAGGTGGAACCGCCGGTATGGGACGGGACAGTCGCACACAGGCAATCCTGCCGCTGCGCGGCAAGATCCTGAACACGGAATCCCTCGCCACCAGCAAAATTCTGGAAAGCCAGGAAATCAAGGACCTCGTCGAGACGCTGGGAACCGGCGTTGGCCCCCACTTCGACATACGACAACTGAGATATGACAAAATCATCCTGATGATGGATGCCGACAGCGACGGATACCACATCAGTACGCTGCTGCTGACGTTCTTCTTCCGGCACATGCGCGACCTGATCACGAATCGCAAGCTCTACCTGGCGCAACCACCGCTCTACAAGATTCAGGTCGGCACCCAGATCATGTACGCTCAGGATGACGCCCACAAAGAAGAAATTCTGGCCGGACTGCCTGCCAACCGAAAACCTGAAATCGGCCGGTTCAAAGGACTGGGTGAAATGACTGCCAACCAGTTGAAAGAAACGACCCTCGACCCCAAGACACGGACGTTGCTCGCCGTCGACATCGACAGCCTGGTCGACGCGGACAAGACGTTCTCGCAACTACTCGGAAAGGACGCCAGCGAACGGTATCGCATCATCATGAGCGATGCCAATCTGGTCGACGACCTGGACGTCTAA